One window of the Solanum stenotomum isolate F172 chromosome 11, ASM1918654v1, whole genome shotgun sequence genome contains the following:
- the LOC125846115 gene encoding F-box/kelch-repeat protein At3g23880-like, producing MHEGKLAIRAAKKTKKKSIANIEKTNLFKQISISNGEETTKFSRCKQKKKSNQICKGKRMSSDTTEQMDIVCPQARGNQCKEEIIIEILSKIPVRSILRFKCVSKSWKELISDHYFKMKHLDHAKNDQNSNKLLINKKCLDKDDVFNIYCSTLSSVQVVEDEHELDWPSNCNPEDSVLYCSCDGLVLLAIYNGLDRHLLLWNPSTGESIVLPHPKSRPKYCVCGMGYDATIDEYKILAIDLHETCQEITVEILTLKGGSWKEICKYPPGIHRVIGVKDCGMYSLAFVHGAFHWVGLSSHCCTIVSFNISNEMYGEIPLLEHMCNINKARFIEYGVSVLGGMLCFCSTYFNPWGGMFKLWMMKEYGVKESWTELLTIQGDSIFFYSAKPIYMYADGEVLLRCNYFGVLGSVYRTSRERFGLLPQCRTFKQGMVYTQSLISPKSLITFA from the exons ATGCATGAAGGAAAATTAGCAATTAGAGCTGcgaagaagacaaagaagaaaTCTATTGCAAATATAGAAAAAACTAATCTTTTCAAGCAAATTTCCATTAGCAATGGTGAAGAAACAACTAAATTTTCCAGATGCAaacagaagaagaaatcaaatcaaatttgtAAAG GGAAGAGAATGTCAAGTGATACTACAGAGCAGATGGATATTGTTTGTCCTCAG GCAAGGGGAAACCAATGCAAAGAGGAAATAATTATCGAGATCCTAAGCAAGATACCCGTGCGGTCTATTCTTCGATTCAAATGTGTTTCAAAATCTTGGAAGGAATTAATCTCAGACCATTACTTTAAGATGAAGCATCTCGATCATGCCAAAAATGaccaaaattcaaataaacttCTTATTAACAAAAAGTGCCTTGATAAGGATGATGTGTTTAACATATATTGTTCTACTTTATCGTCAGTTCAAGTGGTTGAGGATGAACACGAACTTGATTGGCCTTCAAACTGCAATCCAGAGGACTCCGTACTCTACTGTTCCTGTGATGGATTAGTTCTTCTCGCAATTTATAATGGACTTGATAGACACCTCTTGCTGTGGAACCCTTCCACAGGAGAATCAATAGTACTTCCCCATCCGAAATCTCGACCCAAGTATTGTGTATGTGGAATGGGATATGACGCAACTATTGATGAGTATAAGATCCTTGCTATTGACTTGCACGAAACATGTCAGGAAATAACCGTTGAAATTCTCACGCTAAAAGGTGGATCCTGGAAAGAAATTTGTAAATATCCTCCTGGCATTCACCGTGTGATCGGTGTTAAGGATTGTGGTATGTATTCTTTGGCATTTGTACATGGAGCATTTCATTGGGTTGGTTTATCATCACATTGTTGTACAATCGtttcatttaacatttcaaaCGAGATGTACGGAGAGATACCATTGCTAGAGCATATGTGCAATATAAACAAAGCAAGGTTCATAGAGTACGGCGTTTCAGTATTGGGAGGAATGCTTTGCTTTTGTTCTACATATTTTAATCCATGGGGAGGCATGTTCAAGTTGTGGATGATGAAAGAATATGGTGTCAAAGAATCATGGACTGAATTGCTTACGATACAAggtgattcaatttttttttattcagcAAAACCGATTTATATGTATGCGGATGGTGAAGTGCTGCTACGCTGCAATTATTTTGGAGTTCTTGGTTCTGTCTATAGGACATCCAGAGAGCGATTTGGATTATTGCCTCAATGTCGTACATTTAAGCAAGGAATGGTCTACACACAGAGTTTGATCTCTCCGAAATCACTTATAACATTTGCATAG